GCTTCCGCCGTGAGGTCGCCGAGAGAGCGCGCGCTGAGGCCGAGCTGCGGGCGAGCCTGACCGAGGCGCGCCTCGACGCTCTGCGCGCCCAACTGAATCCGCATTTCCTGTTCAACACGTTGAACGCCATCTCGACCATGTCCCTGCGCGGCGGCGATCCGGCCGTGTCCGAGGCGCTGGGGCGCCTCGGTGGGCTGCTGAGGGCATCCCTGGACGACGCCTCGGAGCGCGAGATTCCGCTGCGCCGCGAGCTCGAGCTGCTGGACGACTACCTGGCGATACAGGAGGCGCGCTTCCCGGATCGGCTGACCGTGGAGCGGTCGGTGGACGCCGACGCCGCCGCGGCGCTGGTGCCGCCTTTCCTCCTGCAGCCGCTGGTCGAGAACGCCGTCAAACACGGCGTCGAAGCGCGCCCGGGGGGAGGGCGGGTCGGCGTGCGCGCGTTCCGGGCGAACGGCAGGTTGGAGATCGAGGTGACCGACGAAGGCCCGGGCCCCGCGGCCGAGCGATCCACCGAGGGGCACGGCATCGGACTCAGCGCCACGAGGGAGCGTATGAGGCAACTGTACGGCGACGATCAGGCTCTGGAGCTGACCGGCCGTCCCGGGGGCGGCATGGCGGTGCGAGTGTCCCTGCCGTTCAGCGCGGCGACGACCGAGGAGATCCGGTGAAGCGAGCGTCGAGCGCCCCCGCGGAGGGCGCGGGCGAGCCGATCCGGGTGCTGCTCGTGGACGACGAGCCGCCGGCCCGCGAGGGCGTGCGGCTGCGCCTGGAGACCGAACCCGACTTCGCGGTCGTCGGCGAGGCGGGAGACGGGGACAGCGCGGTGAAGTCGATCCGGTCTCTCGAGCCCGACGTCCTCTTCCTCGACATCCAGATGCCCGGGCTGGACGGCTTCGAGGTGCTCGCGGCGTTGGAGCCGGAGGACATACCGCCGGTGGTCGTCTTCCTCACCGCCTACGACCAGCATGCGCTCCGGGCCTTCGACACCCACGCGCTCGACTATCTGTTGAAGCCCTACACCGATGACCGGTTCCGGGCGACGCTGGACCGCGTGCGCACGGACCTGCAGCGCCGGGCCGCCGAGGGCCGCAACGAGGATCTCCTGCGTATGCTCGGTCACCCGGACGCCGACGGGCACGCCGGGGGCCGCGGCGCTTCCCTGCGTCGCATCCCGGTGCGCATCGGCAAGCGCTTCAGGCTGGTGCGGGTGGACGACGTGGACTGGTTCGAAGCCGCGCGTAACTACGTGCGCCTGCACGTCGCCGGCGGCGGGTACCTCGCGCGCATGACGATGAAGGACCTGGAGCGCCGGCTCGACCCCGACCGCTTCGTGCGCACACACCGCTCCGCCATCGTCAACCTCGATCGAGTCGAGGAAATCCGGCCCGATCGGAACGGCCGTCTGTTGATCTGGCTGGACGGCGGCG
This region of Gemmatimonadota bacterium genomic DNA includes:
- a CDS encoding LytTR family DNA-binding domain-containing protein, encoding MKRASSAPAEGAGEPIRVLLVDDEPPAREGVRLRLETEPDFAVVGEAGDGDSAVKSIRSLEPDVLFLDIQMPGLDGFEVLAALEPEDIPPVVVFLTAYDQHALRAFDTHALDYLLKPYTDDRFRATLDRVRTDLQRRAAEGRNEDLLRMLGHPDADGHAGGRGASLRRIPVRIGKRFRLVRVDDVDWFEAARNYVRLHVAGGGYLARMTMKDLERRLDPDRFVRTHRSAIVNLDRVEEIRPDRNGRLLIWLDGGASVPLGRAYRAGLLELR
- a CDS encoding sensor histidine kinase yields the protein MGALALGVLEAALIGWWQVGIGQPLVAVQYIPILLTWLLLAALVPVVAWFARRLPLFRPPPQRGVRPGAALMHALGAFAFAAAHLGGSALLQTLAEPDLSVAGAVRFQLSFYLALDLLVYGAIVGGYYALRFRREVAERARAEAELRASLTEARLDALRAQLNPHFLFNTLNAISTMSLRGGDPAVSEALGRLGGLLRASLDDASEREIPLRRELELLDDYLAIQEARFPDRLTVERSVDADAAAALVPPFLLQPLVENAVKHGVEARPGGGRVGVRAFRANGRLEIEVTDEGPGPAAERSTEGHGIGLSATRERMRQLYGDDQALELTGRPGGGMAVRVSLPFSAATTEEIR